CACGCGTCGTTATCGCAGCCAATCATCTCGCCGTAGGACACCTGCTCACACAGGCAGTAGGTGGGCTCGTTGGGGTCGATGGTGAATTCCACAGGCGAGGCGCCTCGCTCCTGCTTGGCCTTGCGCTTCTTCTTCTTGGCAGACTTTGACCTCTTCTCCCGCGGCTGCAGGGGCAGTTCGTCCGCCGGGTCATCCATCACCGTTCCGTTCCCTGAGGCGTGGTTGGCGTCGCGGCTCTCGCTGTTGCGCTGACGTCTCGGCCGGCGGGCGGAGGAGCGCTCCGCAGGCGTGGACACCGCCGCCTCCTGAACGGAACCGGAGCGCCGCTCGGTGACGACCCGCTCCCGCTCGCTGGCCTCGCTGGGCtcctggagacagagggagtgggaGTCCATCTGGCGGGAACGGTTCTCTACCAGCTCAGTCATCTGGGTGACCACATGGATCTTCTCGTCACCCAGCTCCTGGCTGCTGATGAGGGCCCGCTGCAGCTGGATCTGAAGCCTCTTACGCTGTGCCGCGTCCCGCTCTCCCTGGTAGCGCTCATAGACATCGTCGACCTCCTTCAGGACCTCTGCAAAGCACACACAATGACAAGAGTTCAATGTTAGGATGGGTGTCTAATGCAATTGTGGAGTTACTATTGAGTTGAGAAATTTGCATTGGGAATTACAATCCTATCCGACGCTGTGTCAGTCAGAGGAAACTTTTACATACTCAGTGATGTTCCTGGTAGGAACAGGGGGCAAATGCATTACAAATTTCCCTTTTGTGCACCATTGTATGCATATTTTATTGTTGCTGAAAACTGTAGGAGCACTGAAATCAGCTGATGTCAATCTGACAAACGAGTAATAAGATGGAAGATAT
This Oncorhynchus clarkii lewisi isolate Uvic-CL-2024 chromosome 21, UVic_Ocla_1.0, whole genome shotgun sequence DNA region includes the following protein-coding sequences:
- the LOC139379492 gene encoding inhibitor of growth protein 2-like; amino-acid sequence: MLGHNHYPNVEKSQLVSYVEDYLECVESLPLDIQRNVSLLREIDSKYQEVLKEVDDVYERYQGERDAAQRKRLQIQLQRALISSQELGDEKIHVVTQMTELVENRSRQMDSHSLCLQEPSEASERERVVTERRSGSVQEAAVSTPAERSSARRPRRQRNSESRDANHASGNGTVMDDPADELPLQPREKRSKSAKKKKRKAKQERGASPVEFTIDPNEPTYCLCEQVSYGEMIGCDNDACPIEWFHFSCVGLTYKPKGKWFCPKCRGDNEKTMDKSLDKNKKDRRSR